The sequence TTTTCCGAAAGATGAGAGGCGCTCTATTTGGGTGTCGCGAACTGGACGGAGATTCTGGTAACCTGGAGCCTCTAGCTGCATTTGTGAggtgagatatttttattacctcTCGTTTATGTATCGTATATGCGATGaagaaactttatttaataattaatacttgtagtttaaataatttttctatgtttgcatttatcaagagacacggtagtgtctcgcgccaagtatacgcgcagcgagatcGCACCGTGAcacttttacgcgaagcgacgctttcgcagacactcagattattagatctcaataaccgctgaacggatcaagttcagagtaggctcaataGACAGCTTgcggtcgaattatgtaataaaagtgttttcatttttcttctacgtgccctacgagcggagatatggcgatgcaaagtctgaaactggcaaatttcatttaagaaatgtcattgtcgtttgtacagttcgatcttttcaacgagatggcagtagctaatatcggttttctcgcgtgcACCAGACATACGCGAGCGAGAACCgcatacttcacactacaaaatgtgtgaaatcacaacaaaattacctttttaaaaaaaggtacaaaaaagcgccaagtatacgcgcctgaagttctttcaaaaaaggactctacaaaattaatgatataaacaaattgcgctaactacaatgggtacttatgcaaaccagaaaatctattactttattattactctttggccgatattcattgttgattctgatttaagaccatcttaagtacaatagTCGTGTGAACCTAGCGCCCAACTTTAACAAATCAAAAAATCGATTATATCATAGGTTTGTACTTCGTTTGTACCCGTTTGTACTTCCCTTCAAATCGTTTGTATCTCAAGGATTAACAAGTTAGGGGGGAGGAAAAATAAGACAGCGCCTAActttaagatatttgaaaacgGCCTAcggcattcgaaagagcatcaTTTATACCCGTTTGTACCTCCTTtgaaatcgtttgtacctcaaagggaccggaagtacagcattttctttcaaaatacGCCTAAGAGGTACTTTCGTCATTTTTTGAGATATCTTAAAACAGCCAAcggcattcgaaagagcatcgtTTGTACCCGTATGTACCTCCTTtgaaatcgtttgtacctcaaaggaaccggaagtacagcaGTTTCAAAGTTCCCGAAATTGTTAATACGTAACTTTGTTATTTGTAGAGGTCCCTTTGAAGTACGATTTCAAAGGAGGTACAAACGGGTACAAacgatgctctttcgaatgccgTTGACCGTTTTTCGATATCTCAAATATTGACGAAGATACTTTTTGaacgtatttttaaaatttttaaaagtctgtacttccggttcctttgaggtacaaacgatttgaagGGAGGTACAAACGAGTACAAACGAAGTACAAACCTATGatataatcgatttttttatttgttaaagttGGGCGCTAGGTTCACACGACTCTCCATAGCATAGGGGCACATCGTGTGTTTTGTTAAATGGGACAGGTCGCGGTCATCCAACGAGCGCGCAACGAGCTGCATCTcagcgggggggggggggggagaaaaCCCTAAAGCCTGGCCTTTCACGTCGGTCACGGCACGAATGCAACGTATATTTTGCCAAATGCGGTAGACCGCGCTTATCTCGTTCGCATCGGGCTTCAGATCGAGGAGGGATCATAAAGGCAAACCTTTCTCGAACACATAGGGCTGCGTATTTTCGACATTACGTCAGGGGTTGTgatcatcaccatcatcgtTTCAAAATCTCTTGACAAAAGCGGTTCCGAAATAGCGAAATTTGCACCGAGGGGctagtgaaaataaaaaacctCTTCGTTCTATATTTCGTCCCTGTCACGTGTATATCAGTCTCATTTTCTTCAAACGAGGGCTTTTTCTCCGCGCTGGCGCGATCTAGAGGCCACCCACGTAGCGCTAAACATGGGAATTACGAAATGACGTCCTTTTTGCTTTGACAAAAGTTGGACCTGACAAATGTCTAGGGGTGCGTGTAAGGAAATGTCTAAGTATAAATATGCCCTCGCGGGGCGACCAAGAGTTAGTTTTGCTCTTGTCTGACACGCGTAGCGATTTTCTTTCCGCTGTCTTGTGAGCAATATCGCGGCGATATGACACTTACGATCAGTAATCGGTCGCTTGCGGAgatattaagaaaagtttttatcATTGGCTCCAATTTAAACGGACGAATAGATGGAGCCAAATTCATATCCGCGTTATCGGGTAACGAGAAGCGAAATTACTCACTATTTTGGCGTTTTGCGTCCTCGTGCTCCAACACTCTGTTGAGCATAATGGCGCAACTCGGGCATTGTGATGGTGACCAGGAACTGTTAGCCATAATCGAGGAAATTATAGGATTGCGCGAGGCTTGCAAtcatgaagaagaagacgCGGGCGGACATATAGCTGGTTTCCTGCGCCGAATGCGATTGGATAGGGGAGAAAGAGGTATTGATTAAAAtcttgtattaaaatataagaactATTCTTATTTCCGATATTTCTCTCGTAGAAGTATCCGCGAGACCGATCGCTATCACGCGACCGATCGCTGTCGTGCGGCCGGTACCGCGAGCTCGAAGACGTCGCGCTGAGGAAGAGCCCCCCGAGACGCCGCCTCTGCGTaagttggaaaataatgaaaattaatgaaacattaaaaagccgtgattattaaaaattaaattttctaggACGAGCACGAATTGAAGATTTGCCAGCCCGCGATGCTCCGCTTATCGACATCAGCTCAGGTAAGACGTCATTCAAAACACTCCGCCGCGTAAAAGCCGTCCCATGTTGTTGGCGCAGTGGGGTGTAGAGAATAATGTTCTTATATGCGAAAGATAAACACtttattaaagaataattgaCAATGAGTGCGCCACGCAGGTAGAAACAAAGAGCGACGATATCGGAGCAACTAGGGTTTACGACCGGTACGCTCGACAGTTCGACTGCGAATAATAATTGgctacgtgtacgtgtacgacCCTGTATTTGCCcttattttgatataaatagaTCGTGCCCGCACGTCGGCGTTATCGATACATAATGTATAAACTACTGGCCCACGTTGGGCGGCGAATACAAACCGAATAAAGCACGATTACTTTTCCTCAACACTCCCACCGTATGAGTGCTTTATTGgttcttttattacattaattagtgAACGCAAGTAGCAAAATCTTTCCTTGGAAAGAGGCTTCGTCAAAATATCTGCTTGCTGTTCACTGGTTGGTACGTACTCAGTTTTAATTTCACCATCTGCGACTTTTTCTCtgagaaaatgatatttcacATCAATGTGTTTCGTACGTTTGTGAAACTCTGGATTCTTCGTAAGTCTAATTGCACTATAATTGTCTATGTAGAGATTAGTCGCTTCAGGTTGTACAAAATTAAGATTACTCAATAATCTACGGATCCATATTGTTTCTTTTACTGAGACGGAAGCTACGACATATTCTGCTTCTGTCGTACTCAAGGTAACTATTTTCTATCTCTGCGACAACCATGTAATTGGACCATTGGCGAGTTTGAACAAATAACCTGTAGTGGATCTTCTCGTCTCTCGGTCGCCTGCATAATCTGAATCAGAGTAGCCTGTTAGACTAAAATGATTGGTATCTCCTTCGTACAAAATACCATAGTCCTGCGTTCCCAGGAAATAACGCATTATCCGCTTAACTGCATTCCAATGTTCGTCGGTATGTTTACTAAGGAATTTACTTACATTACTGACTGAAAATGCGATATCTGGGCGCGAAACAGTAGCTAAGAATAATAATGAGTCTACGGCCTCGCGATAAGGTACTctcttataattataatcttcATTTTCAACGGGATACAAAATTACATGTTGATCCGCGGGTACGCTAATGCTTTTGGCTTTCTTTATtccaaatttttcaattattttattaatgtacgCCTTGTGGTGTTTGAATAACGTTTTGATTTTTCGATCGCGTTTAATTTCTACTCCCGCAAAGTAGTGTGCATCGCCGATAGTTATATCAAAcgtttttcgaaaaaagtcTACAATAGCGTTCAAAGTTTTCACTGATTTTGCTGCAATCAGTCCGTCATCTACAATTAATGCTAAATACATAGCTTCGCCGTGATAATTaccaaaaaatatacaattatcaGCTTGGGACGGTTCGAATccgatttctttaaaaaaaatcgcaaaacTTTACATTCCAACACCTTGGAGCTTGCTTTAAACCGTATAGAGATTTTTGTAGTTTACacaatactttatttttatcgcaatCAAGATTAACTCCTTCAGGTACTTCCATATAACTGTCCTCGTTTAAATCTCCATATAAAAACGCCGTTTTAACGTCAAATTGGATCATTTCAAGATTGTGTTGTGCGACTAGAGCTAAGAATAttcttaaggggatcctggagtcgtctgtattaccggccaAACTTAGGCCGAAGTAAGGCCGAAATAGTGATTTTCCAAGaacagaatttttttattgaattcacagaatgcaaaatccttttgcacgatgaaagtagacacaataatgtagtgtggaaGATAAGACTGTACTTTctaaacggaaaaaaatctcATCTTATAGGCTTCTTGGCGAATAtcgtacaataatataaatttggcACTGCGTACATACGAAATTACTATCATCCACATTCAATTCACAATAAAGGAATACGAGGATGCTTTTAGAAGTGTATTTAgatgcgtaataaaaaagatttctgtCTTGGAAAATTACGTGAATATACGCGTCCGCATTCATGGCCACGCGTGCTAACAAAGCACAAGATTAGTTCCTCCATGCTGCAAGAAATGGCGTTGCAATACATGTCTATTTGAGAAGGACAGGCCTGTCATATCAGTTATATGGCGAGAGGTTAGACGTATTGTGCGTCTAACCTCAcgtattaaattgtttattttatgttaaataacCTAGATGTCGTATTGATAGGTTGACGACGCGTGTCTTGGgacacaaattaaaaaaaaattgtttattttatacacgCTCCTATTCTAATCGCTCACTCACTCGATCGCTCCCTATAGACTACATATAATTAcgttcatttctctctctctctcgctctagaCATGTCTGTGATTAATGGGTCTTACTGTGTAGATGAAGCGTTggtaaaattaaatgatttcCTCTCGCAGCGACAGGATGGGTACGCGCAATCCTTTTCCGTCCGGGTGCGTAGGCCTCTGGCGCCATGGTTTACGCCCGAAATAAAGCGTCTTATTCGCGAGCGTAATCGGGTCTATGCCCGAATTCGCCGCGCGTCATCGCCGTCTTTGGAGCTCAGGAGTGCTTATAAGGGCTTACGGAGACGGGTCAGAGAGCGGGTTCGCGATGCTCGCTCGAATTATTGTTTTTCACGTTTGTCGAGTATTAGGGATGCACATAAGCTGTGGATCGAGCTGAGGAGTTTGCGTGTGGTGCGGGATGGGAGGGCTGTGGGTGAGTGTGCTCTGGACCCTGACGCTGTAAACGACTCTTTTTGCGGGGCTTTCGGGCGCGCTCCCTCTGAGACATGTCTGTCGCGTTTGCGTGTCTCTGACTTCGACGACAGTCAATTTTTTTTGCGCATGTTACTACGGAATATCTGATTAAGCACTTCCATTTCCCGGACTCTAGGGTGGCGGGGTGTGATGGCTTTTCGGGTTTCTTTCTGAGATCGTGTGCCGCAGCTCTTTTTCCGGTATTGTTGGAGATTTTTAATTGGTTCCTCAGCTCTTCATGTTTTCCTGCGGTTTGGAAATCAGCTCTCATCACGCCAATACCAAAAATATCGAATCCTACGCGGCCGTCTGATTTTAGGCCGATCTCTATCCTTTCCGAATTTTCTAAAGTGCTTGAGCGCGTTGTGCGGGACGATGTCGTGAAGTACCTGAGTCAGTCTGGCTACGCGGATCCAACACAATTCGGTTTTAATGCTGGTGGTTCTACTCAGGCTGCCCTGCTAAAGGTTACTGACGATATTTGGAGGGGGGTCGGCAATCGCAGGGTTACCGTGTTGGTGCTGTTCGACTTCTCTAAAGCATTTGATACAGTCGACCACTTTATTCTTCTTCAGAGACTGGCGGCATTGGGTTTTTCCTGGCCTGTACTTCGGTGGTTTTGGTCGTATTTGACGAGCAGGAGGCAGGCTGTTAGGATCCGTCAGGGGACTTCCCGTTGGAGGTCGGTTTCGTCGGGCGTGCCTCAGGGCTCGGTTCTCGGACCTCTGTTATTCAATCTGTACACGTCCGCCGTAGTCTCGGTAATACGTAATTGTCAGGTTGTGAGATATGCTGACGACCTACAGCTGTACCTCCACTGTGACCCTGCCACCCTTGGTGATGGTATTGTTCGCGTCAATGAGGATATCGAGGCGCTCTGCTGCTGGGCATCGGATAACATGCTGCGTTTGAATCCGGGGAAAACCAAAGCAATGATTCTCGGTTCTGCCAGGTACGTAAACTCACTCGACCTGAGTACAATTCCACCTATCAGAGTGAGCGATTCTGTCGTTGAATTTGTTACTTCGGCTAGGAATTTAGGGATTTACATCACGCCAACTCTCAGCTGGCGCGAAACGGTTACTGCAACGTGCAATAAGATTTACCGCACACTTTATCAGCTGAGAACTAATAGTGGTTGCCTCCCGCTTTGCTTGAGGAAGACACTGATCAACTCGCTGATCTATCCTCAGCTTGATTACTGTTTGGTGGTCATGTCCGATATAACTGGGGTGGAGAATACGAGACTCCAGCGAGCTTTAAACGCCTGTGTGCGTTTCGTTTTTGGCGTGAGGAGGGATGAGCATATCACTTCATATTTCAGAAGAGCTGGGTGGTTGAAGGTGCATGAGCGGCGCGATTACTTTATAGGTGTCTTGATGTACAAGGCTCTGGGGTATCGGGTCCCACTTCATCTGTCTGAGAGGCTTCGCTATGTGACTGATGCTAGAGACAATGTGGCGACGCGAGTCTGTGGGCTGGACCTTGTCGTTCCTAGTTGTCGTACTGCGACTTATCAGAGCTCTTTCATTGTTTACGGTACGCGTCTCTGGAACTCCCTTCCCGCGTCCCTGCGTAGCTCAGCCTCGGTGCCGGTTTTTAAGCGTGCGTTGTATGATCATCTTTTGGAGCTCTCCgtccattaattataattaatgttcttCCAGTGCATATTagtgtaatgtaaattttgtattaacttGTTATTACGAGATGAATTGTATTAACTGAAATTCTGTATGGGTTTACCCACTTTTGTTCTTCTTTGTACTTAAGGGCACGTACccagtaaataaaataaatatctatctatctatctatctctctatctatttatccatccatccatccatccatccatccatctccatccatccatccatcccatccatccatccatccatccatccatccatccatccatccatccatccatccatcccatccatccatccatccatccatccatccatccatccatccatccatccatccatccatccatccatccatccatccatccatccatccatctaTCTCACATTAAAACATgttgtcctacctataatctgtacttaagtaatgaaaagagatatttataatcactttcttagtctgcaaaactgtaaatgtgtttattttaatattttaaactaacaagatttgtgagtcattattgaaaatcaagatacaaaatacagtaaaaatcaagatgctgtacaaatttataagaattttataagcTATTTAGAAGAAGACATGACCACTGCaatccgggcacgccaagtacttcaatgtcgtcatgtgataagagagtatgcatggaaaacatttggataaaatactcaaactgaattgcttcgagggatttggctagttaactattgatttcatatttagttttgatttttataaatagcagtgtaaactttttattgtatacaAGGTGAggttttttatgtacttggcgtacttttttcacctttataaggtttttttaatgggatctcattgctttttgcaaacattttttatatatattttttctgcaaaaaatatatatgcatttttagcatttcgaggccaactgcacttttgtactttcgaatcatttattaattgccattcGGTACCTTTAGCACGTACTATGTTTGTATAATGTCCATCAATTGTACGTTCACcttgatgaaaaattccactaataattttatatatatttgcaccAATACAGATCTTTTTTGTAGGTAcacctttaatttttaaatctgttatttttataatttttgtatcactaattttaaataacattaactGTAAGATGATAACATTTCCTGTCattattatgcataaatacccattgcagttggcgcaatttcttcatatcattagttttgtagagtccttttttgaaagaacttcaggcgcgtatacttggcgctttttttgtacctttttttaaaaaggtaattttgttgttcaaatattaacgaataaattaaaaaaagaaaaagcagagagaaaaagagagtgataagaaaattatttatttattaaaatagttaAGTGTAAAATTAGTCATTATTGTGACAATTAAACTGTTATCTCGTTTAATAGTACTAGTTCGCATTAAATTcgcattaaatgtttttataattgatgcaaattgttatataagtttattatagtaccatatttcaataataaacaaaaataatctACACCATATGTGAACTTGACAcctcaattattttctttctttttttcttttagaaagaagaaaagtttttagatgttttttatttaaagtatatcaaatttgaaaaatttgaaaatttattcttttattattaaaattaattttctcccTTGAAAAATTGTACGAATATTTGAAGCCGTGCAAACTAACACACAATATGAAATCTAGAACGTTGATTTCACATACTGTGTGAATGTCCGTTATGAAGTGACCTTGTGGCATCTGAAACCGTTGATTTGCTTTCCAGTGTAACAGAGAAAGTATTCCGCTTTTGACTGTCACTGTCAGACAAAACGGTGAAGTTCCATTTTAACTAAAACACATGTAGAAGCAATActtataacaattttttatttaatatttttatcaattttatcatatactagtacaacacaggcgcgcgctattttatttttcaatattaataatgttttcgaataatatcttatatctattatttattatatgcacaattatcacactctaccaaattgttaatctccacgcgaagacagccacgcgatggtaatctaaactgaacataacgcacaacgcgaatcgagataaccaatcagcgtcgcggaaaagaggcaacaatgatttcgatttgatttaacacggctttttttaagagtggatatatatatatatatatatatatattgtatatacaagGTAGACTATTTTAATCAATACACGCGAATATCTTGAAAAGGAGAAGTTTTTCAAAAAcctgtttcagacaaaagttttatgcctTCGAGAGggaaagatgatgatattatcaatttaattctaGATGACgtcactttagagatttcatcatggcggccatttttttaaatggaagtcgatttttttcttgaaataaaagttgtagctgacaatgagacgaatacaacggttttttgtttcttgaatcatttttcagtgaattacagcgttccaaaatttataatttaagtaaaaagcTTCCACCCCCATACAGTGTGCGTATTGTATGACTCCAAACCGCCCTCCAcctatgtgcgtgtgtgtgttgttCCTATCTATTATCTGAACTGATTCTGCTTGATAGACAACCAGCTCCAGACTGATTGAAACGCATTTTCCCGTGCTTAACATTAGGCAGGATGAACGATGTGGACGAGACGGGGCTttacgtgagtccccttgcctttcacgattcggggtgcttgatttgCATAAGTTCCCTTgccgaatttttataaacatattagAAAAGATGTTCACAGacgttttcattttcttgaatACATAACGCGATTCTTCGCTCGAAATGATtaacagtttttaataatacggCCCGTGGTATGTTTCTAGAAGCAGTTTCGATTCTTTGAATCACGTCTTCTCGAGGTGTGGGTTCGCGCTTATCcacgacattttttaaataaccccataaataaaagtcGGGTGATGTCAAGTCGGGAGATCGCGCTGACCATGCTACTGGTTCATCTCGTCCGATTCACATGCCATTGTACTTCAACCCTCATATTAGTTAGGCTATCTGATTGGTCGCATGTAGCATGGCCAGTATTTTATTCACCGATGAATCTTTACAAGAATATTTACAAGAAGAACTTTTTAATGCACATAACGCACCTTACTAGACAGAAGAAAATCCTTTTATATTTAGAGAACTTCCAGTTcactgaaaattaaatatggaGCTGATATAATAGGTGACCAACTTTGACCGTACATTCTTCCGAACAGACTAAGAGGAAATATTTATGTTGATTTTTTGACAGAACATTTACGATACGATCTTCAGGATTTACCATATCATACATATCCGTAAAACAATGTGGTTCCAACAGGATGGAGCACTACTTCATAAAGCAGATGTTATTTAAACACAAGTTTTCTAATTCCTGGTCAAGATGGTCCTATAATGGCCGGGGAGATCACCTGATTTAAATCCATTA comes from Ooceraea biroi isolate clonal line C1 chromosome 8, Obir_v5.4, whole genome shotgun sequence and encodes:
- the LOC113562383 gene encoding uncharacterized protein LOC113562383 gives rise to the protein MTLTISNRSLAEILRKVFIIGSNLNGRIDGAKFISALSGNEKRNYSLFWRFASSCSNTLLSIMAQLGHCDGDQELLAIIEEIIGLREACNHEEEDAGGHIAGFLRRMRLDRGERGID